From a region of the Deinococcus terrestris genome:
- the recO gene encoding DNA repair protein RecO, whose translation MRSRSANRSGIVIRRRVTPAGDIVVTLLTPQGKVKAIARGGVRGALSSRLNLFHHVGVQLYQTPQADLATVQQAVLEGALPRLAEPERYAFAHLMAELADALFQEGEFSEQAFDLFAGALRGVSHQPDPEWVALVMSYKLLGLAGFVLQTSRCARCGAPDPAHPDPLGGQLLCGGCSSLPPYPPASLDFLRNVVRRSVRVSMEHPVPQDERPALWRALERFVTVQVGNVQSWRQLVPQAMGAQAESSPSGVRG comes from the coding sequence GTGAGATCGCGCAGCGCCAACCGCAGCGGCATCGTGATCCGGCGGCGCGTCACGCCCGCCGGGGACATCGTCGTGACGCTGCTGACCCCGCAAGGCAAGGTCAAGGCCATCGCGCGCGGGGGCGTGCGCGGCGCCCTGAGCAGCCGCCTGAACCTCTTTCACCATGTCGGCGTACAGCTTTACCAGACCCCCCAGGCCGACCTCGCCACCGTGCAGCAGGCGGTGCTGGAGGGCGCCCTGCCCCGCCTGGCCGAGCCGGAGCGTTACGCCTTCGCGCACCTGATGGCCGAACTCGCCGATGCCCTGTTTCAGGAGGGCGAGTTCTCCGAGCAGGCGTTCGACCTGTTCGCGGGGGCGCTGCGCGGCGTCTCGCACCAGCCGGACCCCGAGTGGGTCGCGCTGGTCATGAGCTACAAGCTGCTGGGGCTGGCGGGCTTCGTCCTCCAGACCTCGCGCTGCGCCCGCTGCGGCGCCCCCGACCCCGCGCACCCCGATCCGCTGGGGGGGCAACTGCTGTGCGGCGGGTGCTCCAGCCTGCCCCCCTACCCCCCGGCCAGCCTGGATTTCCTGCGAAACGTGGTGCGCCGCTCGGTGCGGGTCAGCATGGAGCACCCAGTCCCGCAAGACGAGCGGCCCGCGCTATGGCGGGCGCTGGAGCGCTTCGTGACGGTGCAGGTGGGCAATGTGCAGAGCTGGCGGCAACTCGTGCCGCAGGCGATGGGGGCTCAGGCCGAGTCGTCTCCGTCTGGCGTGCGTGGCTGA
- a CDS encoding MgtC/SapB family protein, translated as METVWAELELMRGPLVAFVLSGLIGWEREQRRRGAGLRTYILIGVSAALFVVLADTLIVRFSDNSELVRFDLVGVLGAVVSGVSFLGAGAIFSDRSGGQAKGLTTAAGMLATAGVGVACGLHLYVLATGATLLILFTLGVLGRLADRHKPEEERGN; from the coding sequence ATGGAAACCGTCTGGGCCGAACTGGAGCTGATGCGCGGGCCGCTCGTCGCCTTTGTCCTCAGCGGACTGATCGGCTGGGAGCGCGAGCAGCGCCGCCGGGGGGCGGGCCTACGGACCTACATCCTGATCGGGGTGAGCGCGGCCCTGTTCGTGGTCCTGGCCGACACCCTGATCGTGCGCTTCTCGGACAACTCGGAGCTGGTGCGCTTTGACCTCGTCGGCGTGCTGGGCGCGGTCGTCAGCGGCGTGAGCTTCCTGGGGGCCGGGGCAATTTTCTCGGACCGCAGCGGCGGGCAGGCCAAGGGGCTGACGACCGCCGCCGGGATGCTTGCCACCGCCGGGGTGGGCGTGGCGTGCGGCCTGCACCTATATGTACTGGCGACTGGGGCCACCCTGCTGATTCTGTTCACCCTGGGCGTATTGGGACGGCTGGCCGACCGGCACAAGCCAGAAGAGGAGCGGGGAAACTGA
- a CDS encoding GntR family transcriptional regulator has product MQVPPSFERPTLVRDGVYDHLRRAVLDGDFLPGERLGEAELGARLGVSRTPVREAVMRLTQEGLLVAEANKGVRVRQVSAEEARATYVVREELDGLAAALAAANHTAQDARHLEEALARLGAARKEDYRVQTRLDLAFHAAVTAAAHNFPLAELARGLEQRVALIKHQTRTYNAHPDTAAGHAAILAAVLARDAEAARDAARRHVRTFAPLVLENLGVHPHA; this is encoded by the coding sequence ATCCAGGTGCCTCCCTCCTTTGAGCGCCCTACGCTGGTCCGCGACGGGGTCTATGACCACCTGCGCCGGGCGGTGCTGGACGGCGACTTCCTGCCCGGCGAGCGGCTGGGCGAGGCCGAACTGGGCGCCCGCTTGGGCGTGAGCCGGACCCCGGTGCGTGAGGCGGTGATGCGCCTGACGCAGGAAGGGCTACTCGTCGCGGAAGCGAACAAGGGGGTGCGGGTGCGGCAGGTCAGCGCCGAGGAAGCCCGCGCCACCTACGTGGTGCGCGAGGAACTCGACGGGCTGGCGGCGGCGCTCGCGGCAGCCAACCACACTGCTCAGGACGCCCGGCACCTGGAGGAGGCACTCGCCCGGCTCGGCGCGGCGCGGAAGGAGGACTACCGGGTGCAGACCCGGCTGGACCTCGCCTTTCACGCGGCGGTGACGGCGGCGGCGCACAATTTTCCCCTCGCGGAGCTGGCGCGGGGCCTGGAGCAGCGCGTGGCCCTGATCAAACACCAGACCCGCACCTACAACGCCCACCCGGACACGGCGGCGGGGCACGCGGCGATTCTCGCGGCGGTGCTCGCCCGCGACGCGGAGGCGGCCAGAGATGCCGCCCGGCGCCATGTCCGCACCTTCGCCCCCCTCGTGCTGGAGAACCTCGGAGTCCACCCCCATGCTTGA
- a CDS encoding proline dehydrogenase family protein, giving the protein MLDQIYRKAVLTVSGQKVVEDLVRSRGWGMAQRFVAGEDAASAIRAVQDLGRDGILGNLDLLGEFVASPEAANEFAGKVLHLLDEAHAAGLTPYVSVKLSSVGQGQTVEGEDLGLSNARRIVGRAREYGGFVCLDMEDHPRVDQTLAQFRLLVGEFGHAHVGTVLQSYLYRSEADRDSLDDLRPNLRIVKGAYLEPESVAMPDKADVDASYRRLVYAHMKAGNYVNVATHDESIIEDVKLFALAHGISKDAFEFQMLYGIRRDLQQDLARQGYRVRAYIPYGRDWYPYFSRRIAETPRNAVFVLRGMLKG; this is encoded by the coding sequence ATGCTTGACCAGATCTACCGCAAGGCCGTCCTGACCGTCTCAGGACAGAAAGTCGTCGAAGACCTCGTGCGCTCGCGCGGCTGGGGAATGGCCCAGCGCTTCGTGGCGGGCGAGGACGCCGCCTCTGCCATCCGCGCCGTGCAGGACCTGGGGCGGGACGGCATTCTCGGGAACCTCGACCTGCTCGGAGAATTCGTCGCCTCGCCGGAGGCCGCCAACGAGTTCGCGGGCAAGGTGCTCCACCTCCTCGACGAGGCGCACGCGGCCGGGCTGACCCCCTACGTCAGCGTGAAGCTCTCCAGCGTGGGCCAGGGCCAGACAGTCGAGGGTGAGGACCTCGGCCTGAGCAACGCCCGGCGCATCGTGGGGCGGGCCAGGGAGTACGGCGGGTTCGTGTGCCTCGATATGGAGGACCACCCCCGCGTGGACCAGACCCTCGCGCAGTTTCGCCTCCTCGTGGGTGAGTTCGGGCACGCGCATGTCGGCACGGTCCTCCAGAGCTACCTCTACCGCTCGGAGGCCGACCGGGACAGCCTGGACGACCTGCGGCCCAACCTGCGCATCGTGAAGGGCGCGTACCTCGAACCCGAGTCGGTCGCCATGCCCGACAAGGCGGACGTGGACGCGAGTTACCGCCGACTCGTGTACGCGCATATGAAGGCCGGGAACTATGTCAACGTCGCCACCCACGACGAGTCCATCATCGAGGACGTGAAGCTCTTTGCCCTCGCGCACGGGATCAGCAAGGACGCCTTCGAGTTCCAGATGCTCTACGGCATCCGGCGCGACCTGCAACAGGACCTCGCGCGGCAGGGCTACCGGGTGCGGGCGTACATCCCCTACGGGCGCGACTGGTACCCCTACTTCTCCCGCCGCATCGCGGAAACGCCGCGCAACGCCGTCTTTGTGCTGCGCGGCATGCTCAAGGGCTGA
- the pruA gene encoding L-glutamate gamma-semialdehyde dehydrogenase, producing MIKVQDYRPQPFTDFTQPENVQAYQEALKKVRAELVGKHYPLIINGERVDTAERLTSLNPCDTSEVVGTTAKATIEDAERALQGAWDAFESWKKWDMDARARILLKAAAILKRRRLEACALMSIEVGKNYAEADVEVAEAIDFLEYYARSAMKYAGFGAAETTWFEGEENGLLYLPLGVGVSISPWNFPCAIFIGMAAAPIVAGNCVIAKPAEDSGLIAGFMVDIMLEAGLPAGVLQFLPGVGKEVGEYLTTHAKTRFITFTGSRAVGLHINEVAAKTMPGQKWIKKVILELGGKDAMIVDETADLEVAVTAAAQGAFGFNGQKCSAMSRLIVVDEVYDAVVGQFVERAKALKIGTGEENANVTAVVNQMSYDKISGYLDLAPQEGKVLLGGQPLGEVNGKQGYYIQPTIVGDVDAHARIAQEEIFGPVVSVLRARDWEHALEIANATEYGLTGGVISNKRERLEQARHEFEAGNLYFNRKITGAIVGVQPFGGYYMSGTDSKAGGPDYLANFLQLKSVTERW from the coding sequence ATGATCAAAGTTCAGGACTACCGCCCCCAACCCTTCACCGATTTCACCCAGCCCGAGAACGTGCAGGCCTATCAGGAGGCGCTGAAAAAAGTCCGCGCCGAACTCGTGGGCAAGCATTATCCGCTGATCATCAACGGCGAGAGGGTGGACACCGCCGAGCGGCTCACCTCGCTCAATCCCTGCGACACCTCGGAAGTGGTGGGCACGACCGCCAAGGCGACCATCGAGGACGCCGAGCGTGCCCTGCAAGGGGCCTGGGACGCCTTCGAGAGCTGGAAGAAGTGGGACATGGACGCCCGCGCCCGCATCCTGCTGAAAGCCGCCGCGATCCTCAAGCGCCGCCGCCTGGAAGCGTGCGCCCTGATGAGCATCGAGGTGGGCAAGAACTACGCCGAGGCCGACGTGGAGGTCGCGGAAGCCATCGACTTTCTGGAGTACTACGCCCGCAGCGCGATGAAGTACGCGGGCTTCGGGGCCGCCGAGACGACGTGGTTCGAGGGCGAGGAAAACGGCCTGCTGTACCTGCCCCTCGGCGTGGGCGTCTCGATCTCGCCTTGGAACTTCCCCTGCGCGATCTTTATCGGGATGGCCGCCGCGCCTATCGTGGCCGGAAACTGCGTGATCGCCAAGCCCGCCGAGGACTCGGGCTTGATCGCCGGGTTCATGGTGGACATCATGCTGGAAGCCGGGCTGCCCGCCGGAGTGCTGCAATTCCTGCCGGGCGTCGGCAAGGAGGTGGGCGAGTACCTCACCACGCACGCGAAGACGCGCTTTATCACCTTCACCGGGTCGCGGGCCGTCGGATTGCACATCAACGAAGTGGCCGCTAAGACCATGCCCGGCCAGAAGTGGATCAAGAAGGTGATTCTGGAACTCGGCGGCAAGGACGCGATGATCGTGGACGAGACGGCGGACCTGGAGGTCGCCGTGACCGCCGCCGCGCAGGGCGCCTTCGGCTTCAACGGCCAGAAGTGCAGCGCCATGAGCCGCCTGATCGTGGTGGACGAGGTGTATGACGCGGTGGTCGGTCAGTTTGTCGAGCGGGCTAAAGCCTTGAAGATCGGCACGGGCGAGGAGAACGCCAACGTGACCGCCGTGGTCAACCAGATGAGCTACGACAAGATCAGCGGCTATCTGGACCTCGCCCCGCAGGAGGGCAAGGTGCTGCTGGGCGGCCAGCCTCTGGGCGAGGTGAACGGCAAGCAGGGCTACTACATTCAGCCGACCATCGTGGGGGACGTGGACGCGCACGCCCGGATCGCGCAGGAGGAGATTTTCGGGCCGGTCGTCAGCGTCCTGCGGGCGCGGGACTGGGAGCACGCGTTGGAGATCGCCAACGCGACCGAGTACGGGCTGACGGGTGGGGTCATCAGCAACAAGCGCGAACGGCTGGAGCAGGCCCGGCACGAGTTCGAGGCCGGGAACCTGTACTTCAACCGCAAGATCACCGGGGCCATCGTGGGCGTGCAGCCCTTCGGCGGGTACTACATGAGCGGCACGGATTCCAAGGCGGGCGGGCCGGACTACCTCGCCAATTTCCTGCAACTCAAGAGCGTGACCGAGCGCTGGTGA
- a CDS encoding S8 family serine peptidase yields the protein MTHTRTLLAATLALTLAACGQQTQAPAPVAATPAPTADEAIAGAYLVGFRESALGAQSLSAQELAAQAQLQAQAITAAGGVLTSQWSEISAAAVRLSPEALRKLEGNPLVEYVEPDLKRVALGRRSGTTDAQVGGGLSAQGLSAQATPLYAPSGEYTWGDNALRVSQMRASGYTGAGVAVCIGDTGIDGNHPEFARKLKGFRNFTGEAGRGDAYLLNDVNGHGTHVAGTVFAQYGAGTGAAGQQGGMDANGVVGVATGVNLYMARVLGDDGSGSSSGIINGVNWCAAQLKSQGGTEAKVVISLSLGGGRASQTEQRAYTSVHNKGALIIAATGNDGAAVSYPAAYTNVVGVGAIDSAEAKADFSNFGTQVDLVGPGVGVLSSVPLGHGTRASASGGGVTFTDVQAADLSAKATFTGTVVAAGGTNELCGVGTRNAALSGNIALIARGTCSFEEKVANAVASGAKAVMLYNNAAGPLGMSLTNSPSVPVVGITQADGQGLLAKLPTSGTVSVTGADYEYFNGTSMATPHVSAAAAAVWAAKPTLTNAQLLSLLTSTAKDLGTAGKDNNFGHGLVNPLRAITGQ from the coding sequence ATGACGCACACCCGCACCCTGCTCGCTGCCACCCTCGCCCTGACGCTCGCTGCCTGCGGCCAGCAGACCCAGGCCCCGGCGCCCGTCGCCGCGACGCCCGCCCCCACCGCCGACGAGGCCATTGCGGGCGCGTACCTCGTGGGGTTCAGGGAGAGTGCGCTGGGTGCCCAGAGCCTGAGTGCCCAGGAGCTGGCAGCGCAGGCGCAGCTTCAGGCGCAGGCGATCACTGCTGCGGGCGGCGTGCTGACCAGCCAGTGGTCCGAGATCAGCGCGGCGGCGGTGCGCCTGAGCCCCGAGGCGCTGCGCAAGCTGGAGGGCAACCCCCTGGTGGAGTACGTGGAACCCGACCTCAAGCGGGTCGCACTGGGTCGCCGCAGCGGAACGACCGACGCGCAGGTGGGCGGCGGCCTGAGCGCTCAGGGCCTCTCGGCGCAGGCCACGCCCCTCTATGCCCCCAGCGGCGAGTACACCTGGGGCGACAACGCGCTGCGCGTCTCGCAGATGCGGGCGAGTGGCTACACCGGGGCGGGCGTGGCCGTGTGCATCGGGGACACCGGCATTGACGGCAACCACCCCGAGTTCGCCCGCAAGCTCAAGGGCTTCCGGAACTTCACCGGCGAGGCGGGCCGGGGCGACGCCTACCTCCTGAACGACGTCAACGGGCACGGCACGCACGTTGCCGGAACGGTGTTCGCCCAGTACGGCGCCGGAACGGGTGCGGCCGGGCAGCAAGGCGGTATGGACGCGAACGGCGTGGTCGGCGTGGCGACGGGCGTGAACCTGTACATGGCCCGTGTGCTGGGGGACGACGGCTCGGGCAGCTCCAGCGGGATCATCAACGGGGTGAACTGGTGCGCGGCGCAGCTCAAGTCGCAGGGCGGCACCGAGGCCAAGGTCGTGATCAGCCTGTCGCTGGGCGGGGGCCGCGCCAGCCAGACCGAGCAGCGGGCCTACACCAGCGTCCACAACAAGGGAGCCCTGATCATCGCCGCGACCGGCAACGACGGCGCCGCCGTGTCCTACCCCGCCGCCTACACCAACGTGGTCGGCGTGGGGGCCATCGACAGTGCGGAAGCCAAGGCCGACTTCTCCAACTTCGGCACCCAGGTTGATCTGGTCGGCCCCGGTGTGGGCGTACTCAGCTCGGTGCCGTTGGGCCACGGGACCAGGGCGAGCGCCTCGGGCGGCGGGGTGACCTTTACCGACGTGCAGGCGGCCGACCTCAGCGCCAAGGCCACCTTCACGGGCACGGTCGTGGCGGCAGGCGGCACCAACGAGCTGTGCGGCGTCGGCACGCGCAACGCGGCCCTGAGCGGCAACATCGCCCTGATCGCCCGTGGCACCTGCTCCTTCGAGGAAAAGGTCGCCAACGCGGTCGCCAGCGGCGCAAAGGCCGTCATGCTCTACAACAACGCCGCCGGGCCGCTGGGCATGAGCCTGACCAACAGCCCCAGCGTGCCCGTCGTGGGGATCACCCAGGCCGACGGCCAGGGCCTGCTCGCCAAGCTGCCCACCTCCGGCACGGTCAGCGTGACGGGCGCGGACTACGAGTACTTCAACGGCACCTCCATGGCGACCCCGCACGTCAGCGCCGCCGCCGCCGCCGTGTGGGCCGCCAAGCCCACGCTGACCAACGCGCAGCTCCTGAGCCTGCTGACCTCCACCGCCAAGGACCTGGGCACGGCGGGCAAGGACAACAACTTCGGCCACGGGCTGGTCAACCCGCTGAGGGCGATCACGGGGCAGTAA
- a CDS encoding phytoene desaturase family protein, which translates to MRQRSALSPQPSAPRSVGILGGGLAGIALAALLGHRGHAVTVYERDRAGGKLRRVTVGGLDFDTGPSLFTFPDVWRAFLARLGEEGDSLDLRPLPGGLGLHHTPFGAVPMPVPPGHPLHPAWEAYRAAAQPLAPHLTTLLTTPPHLTDPIFRRASAALFRATGGHLTASAWVHSRRLPPALAHAVGTHALNAGLAPQDAPSLYALIPALAAGDVARPASGMGALLDTLLALGRARGVRVLEGAEVVRVGAGRGSLSLRGGEERRHDLLVSALDPARLAGLLGRPVRSPAHRRTVSGVALYAALPGESGLPATSVLPPADFGVFRAAVRAGALPPDTLALVHADGPRLAVLLTAPATGRDLGPDHPWVRGQVGRVEHLLGVPGLLASARDVVALPPAHYAAGGHPGGAIYGAALPVWRGGPLHPQTYRRAPGLWQVGTGVHPGGGIPAVLGGALIVDRLIAQT; encoded by the coding sequence GTGAGGCAGCGCTCAGCCCTCAGCCCTCAGCCGTCAGCCCCCCGGTCGGTGGGCATTCTCGGGGGCGGCCTCGCGGGAATTGCGCTCGCGGCGTTGCTGGGGCACCGGGGCCACGCGGTCACCGTGTACGAGCGGGACCGGGCGGGGGGCAAGCTGCGGCGGGTGACGGTGGGCGGGCTGGACTTCGACACCGGGCCGAGCCTCTTTACCTTCCCGGACGTGTGGCGGGCCTTCCTCGCGCGGCTGGGGGAGGAGGGGGACTCCCTCGACCTGCGCCCGCTGCCGGGGGGCCTGGGCCTGCACCACACGCCGTTCGGGGCGGTGCCGATGCCCGTGCCGCCGGGGCACCCGCTCCACCCAGCCTGGGAGGCGTACCGTGCCGCCGCCCAGCCCCTCGCGCCTCACCTGACCACCCTCCTCACAACCCCGCCCCACCTGACCGACCCCATCTTTCGGCGGGCGAGTGCGGCCCTCTTCCGGGCGACCGGGGGGCACCTCACCGCTTCAGCCTGGGTGCACTCCCGGCGGCTGCCCCCGGCGCTGGCGCACGCGGTGGGGACGCATGCGCTCAACGCGGGCCTCGCGCCGCAGGACGCGCCCTCCCTCTACGCGCTGATTCCTGCGCTCGCTGCGGGGGACGTGGCCCGGCCCGCGTCCGGCATGGGTGCCCTGCTGGACACCCTCCTGGCCCTTGGCCGGGCGCGGGGCGTGCGGGTGCTGGAGGGGGCCGAGGTGGTGCGGGTCGGCGCCGGGCGCGGCAGCCTCTCCCTGCGCGGCGGGGAGGAGCGGCGCCACGACCTCCTGGTGAGCGCCCTAGACCCGGCCCGGCTGGCCGGATTGCTAGGCCGCCCCGTCCGTTCCCCCGCCCACCGCCGCACCGTGAGCGGGGTGGCCCTCTACGCCGCGCTGCCGGGGGAGTCGGGGTTGCCCGCGACCTCGGTCCTGCCCCCCGCCGACTTCGGAGTGTTCCGGGCCGCGGTCAGGGCTGGGGCGCTGCCACCCGACACACTGGCCCTCGTCCACGCGGACGGTCCCCGCCTCGCCGTGCTGCTCACGGCCCCGGCGACCGGGCGTGACCTCGGCCCCGATCATCCCTGGGTGCGCGGTCAGGTGGGGCGGGTCGAGCACTTGCTCGGCGTGCCCGGCCTGCTCGCCTCGGCGCGGGACGTGGTGGCCCTGCCTCCGGCCCACTACGCGGCGGGTGGGCATCCGGGCGGGGCGATCTACGGGGCGGCGCTCCCCGTGTGGCGCGGCGGTCCCCTGCACCCACAGACCTACCGCCGGGCGCCGGGGCTGTGGCAGGTCGGCACCGGGGTCCATCCCGGCGGCGGGATTCCGGCGGTCCTGGGGGGAGCCTTGATCGTGGACCGGCTCATCGCGCAGACCTGA